The DNA segment TTGAGCAAATAGATAATGCATATTCGTACGAAGAACTATTGGACGTATTAAGTCCAGAACTATTAGAAAACGAAATAGGAACATCTTTAATTCAAAAGAATAACGACAGAAAGAAAACATCTATAGGCTCAATTGCTCCAAATTTCACACTTGACAATGTAAATGGCGAATCGGTTTCGTTGTCAGACTTTAGAGGGAAGTATGTGCTGATAGACTTCTGGGCAAGTTGGTGCCGTCCTTGCAGGAAAGAAAATCCATATTTAGTACAGGCTTACGAAAAGTTCAAAGATAAAAACTTCGAAATAATAGGCGTATCGTTAGATAATCCCGGCGGCAAACTTAATTGGGTAAACGCCATAGAGAAAGACGAACTTACTTGGATTCAAGTTTCAGATTTAAAAGGCTGGCAAAGCTCCGCAGCTATAGAATATAAAGTATTATCTATACCGCAAAATTTCTTAATCGACCCCGATGGGATAATTATTGCTAAGAACTTAAGAGGAAATGAACTCGAAAAAGTATTGACAAGAGTTGTGTGCTTCGCACAAGATAAAAACTAAAAGATAAAAGTTAACGTGCTCTTCCTTATCCCTTAGGTAACGCTACGCTCACCTAAGGTTATTGAGGCATAGCCCATCATCGGGCTACCACCTGCCTGAAAGGCGGAATTTGCATAGCCGTATGGCGAGCGAAGCGTTGCCTACGGTTGCAGAAATAAGTTGCCGCTTCGCGCCAGCTCTTAGTTCTTCACTCTTAGTTCTTAGTTCATCTTGTAGCTTATATTGTCAATTAGTCTTACCTCGCCCGCAAAAACAGCAATACAACCTACAGGGTTATCGCTATCTTTCCAATTTTGTATCGACTGTAAACTTAAAGCATCAACAATATCGAAATACTCTACATCTAATTCTGGTAGAGAATTGAGGGTATTCACAACCTTTAATTTTACCTCGTCTACCGTATACTTTTCCGCAAGAGCTTTACTCTCAAATAAAGTTTTATAAATAGATGGAGCTGTTTTGCGTTGAGTTTCTGAAAGACGAGTATTGCGACTGCTCATCGCCAAGCCATCTGACTCTCTTACAATAGAACAAGGTATTATCTTAACTGGTATATTAAACTGTTTTACCAACTCTTTTACTATGGCAAGCTGTTGAAAATCTTTTTCTCCAAAATAAGCATTGTTAGGAGCTACCATCTCAAATAAACGACTAACAATCTGTGCTACCCCGTTGAAATGACCAGGTCGAAACTTGCCTTCCATAACTGTTTCAAGACTTCCAAAACCAAACTCACGAGTGTCTGGTTCAGGATAAATCTCTGTTTCGGAAGGAGCAAAAACATAAGTATTGCCAACTTCTTCCAACAACTTACAATCAGCATCTAAAGTGCGTGGGTATTTTTGCAAGTCATTTTTATCATTAAATTGAGTTGGATTGACAAATATACTAACTACAGAAATGTCATTTTCTGCAACGCATCTTTTTACCAACTCTATGTGTCCTTGATGTAATGCCCCCATAGTAGGAACAAAACCTATTGTTTTGTTATTATCCCTATCAACCTTCAATAAAGATTGTAACTCTTTTACGCCATATATTACTTTCATTACGCCAACTTTTATAAAAATCGTGCAAAACTAAGTAAATAAAAGCTAATCTTAAAGCATATTGAGAGTAATTAGTTGTAAGTTTGGAAAATTGTGGCGTTTTTTTTATTATCTTTGCAGGTAGAAATTAAAAGAATAATAATGGTTGCAAAAAAGATCCTGTTTATAACAACAGAAATCACTCCTTATCTGCCAGAAACAGAAATGTCTGTTATAGCGCGAAAACTTCCTCAAGGAATTCACGAACGTGGAAAAGAAATTAGAACTTTTATGCCTAAGTTCGGAGCCATTAATGAAAGACGAAATCAACTTCACGAGGTGATACGCCTCTCGGGAATGAATCTTATCATTGACGACACAGACCACCCTTTAATAATAAAGGTTGCTTCTATTCAGTCTGCTCGTATGCAAATATACTTTATAGATAATGAAGATTTCTTCAATAGAAAATATCTTCTAACAGATGATAAAGGTAAAGAATTTGAGGACAACGATGAGAGATCGATATTCTATGTTAGGGGTGTAATGGAAACTGTAAAGAAATTAAGATGGTGCCCCGACTTAATCCACTGTCATGGTTGGATGACGGCTTTAGCTCCTCTTTATATTAAAAAACACTACAACGAGGATCCATACTTCAAAAATTCAAAAGTTGTTTATTCTTTATACGATGACGACTTTACTCAACCTTTAAGAGAACGCTTCTCTGAGAAACTATTGATAGATGGGGTTTCTCCTTCTGATGTTGAAGTAATCAAAGATAAGGCAGACTTCGAATCATTAAGCAAACTTGCTATTGATTATTCTGACGGTATAATTCAGAGCAGCAAAGATGTTAATCAAGCAATTAAGGATTACGCTCAGCAAAAAGGCTTACCTTTCTTAGATTATCAGCCAGAAGATATATATATGGATAAGTTTAATGAGTTTTACGATCAATTATTAGTTTAGTAAAATGAAAACAAAGTTCTTTTTATTTACTTTCGTTTCTGCTTTATTTTGTTTAATAAGTTGCGATGATAATATCGATTCTATAGGTTCGGGTATTCAGCCCGATGGTGGCAAAATAGAAATCTACGACTTGTCTCTGGAAGTTAAAGGGGAAACAGTTAAATTAGATTCGATATATGCAAAGTCTGTAGCTGGACTTTTGGGCAATATTAATCACCCTGTATATGGTTCTGTAAAAGGAGATTTTGCTTGTCAGTTTTATCCTTCAGGCGGATTTGAGTTAGACAGTATGATAGTAGATGACATAGATTCTATACAGCTTAAACTGTTTTATTACTATTATCTCGGAGACTCATTAGCTCCTATGGAAATTACTGTTTATCCTGTAGTAAAACAATTAGAAGAGAATTATTACACAAACTTAAATCTGGGAGATTATGCAGATATGAACTCTGTATTAGGCAAAAGAGTGTATACGGCTCGAGACTTAAACATTTCGGATTCGCTAAACTCAGCTAATATAATAGACCAAAAATATAAAGTGCTTTCTGTTACTCTTCCTAAAGAATTAGGAACTAAATTTTACAATGAATATAAGAAAGGAAAAGAAGGAGCTTTTGCTTCTGTTGAGGCTTTCGCCGATTTCTTTCCTGGTGTTTATGTAACAAATACTTTTGGTAGCGGAAGTATGTTGGAAATAGAAAAAACATCTATATATATGTATTATGAACGTCTTGCCGCAAGTGAAGATACAATAATACAAACCACCACTTTTGCATCTGTAGACGTAACCAAAGAAGTGGTACAGTTAAATAATTATAAGAGTTCGGGAGATGAAACTTTATTAGCACCAAGCTCTGATAAGATGTATCTAAAAACTCCAGCAGGAGTGTTCTCTAAGGTAACTATACCTTTGTCTCAAATAGTAGATTCTATAGGCTCTCGACAATTTAGCAATGTAAAGCTATCTATAAATGCTTATCCAAAAGAAACTAATGATTTCGCTTGGGAATTCCCCGGTACTGGAAATGCTGTAGGTTTAGAAACTGCAAGAGCTAAACTGTTGTTAATAGAGCCCGATTCTATCAATAGATTTTTTGAAAATCAATTGTCGGCAGATACTTACACCACTTACTATGCAACGCTTAATTCTGCAACTAATTCTTATATATTCAGTAATATATCGAACTTGTTGCAAGCCCGTATAGATGATGCAAAAACAGCTGGCAGACCTTGTGAAGACTTAGAGTTAATGTTAATACCGGTTACGGTTCCTTATTATTATTCGTCTACCGATTACTATTATACTAATCCGTTAGATTATGCGTCTTACCACTATTTATATCCATCGGCGGTAACACTAAAGAAAGGAGCTAATAACCTTAACGTACAAATTATAGCTGCCGATCTCGAATCAAAAGGGGATTAATCCAACATTTAAAGAGTTTTGTAAAATGTAGCTTTTTTATAAACAAAGGATTATATTTGTATCCTGATTTCCTAATAGTTTTTAAAGATGATAAAGCAACAGCTATCTCAAAAGTTACAGCAAAAGTTATCGCCTCTGCAAATACAGCAGGTAAAACTATTGGAGCTTAATTCTCTCGAAATAGAAAACAGAATTAATCAAGAATTGGAAGAGAATCCAGCTCTCGATGAAACTGCGGATAGTAATTTTGAAACAGAACTTCCAAATGATGATGACTTCGATAACGAAGATCCATCACTCGGCGACTATCGAACAGAAGATGATATTCCCGACTATAAACTACAACAAAACAATAGTAGGGGAGAACAAAAAGAGAATATACCCTACTCTGAATCAGAAACATTTCAAGAATTTCTTTTAAACCAACTTCGACTTAAAAATCTTTCGGAAGAAGATTTTAAAGTCGGAGAATATATCATTGGAAACATTGATAGTGATGGTTATATGCGACGAGAGATTAACGCCATTGCCGATGACTTAATCTTTCAATATAATATAGATATTTCAACAACAAAAATCAATGAAATATTATCTATAATTAAAAGTTTAGACCCAGCAGGTGTTGGAGCTGCAAATTTGCAAGAATGTCTTTTGTTAGAACTGAAAAGAAAAAAAGAAACCCCAGAGAGAGAACTTGCTATCAAGATACTACAATCTTATTTTGATGCTTTTTCGAAAAAACAATTTGAAAAAATAGCGAAAAGCTTAAATATTTCGGAAAAAGAGTTGAAAGATGCAACAAAAGAAATAACTTTGCTAAACCCTAAGCCTGGTAATTCTTGGGGTAGTTCTATAGAAACTAAAATGTCGCATATTGTTCCCGATTTTATTGTAGAGACAATGAATGGGGAGTTGCTTTTTTCTATGGCAGATCAAAATATTCCGGAGCTGAAAGTCAGTAATGAATATAACGACATAATAGATAATTACCAGAAAGCTATCAAAAACAAAAAGAAACCAACAGCAAAACAGGAAGAAGCTATTATCTTTGCAAAGCAAAAGATAGATTCTGCCAAGTGGTTTATTGATGCTATAAAACAACGGAGTATAACATTGGAAAAAACAATGCTTACAATCATTGAAATTCAGAGAGCATTTTTTCTTTCGGGAGAAGAATCTGACTTAAAACCAATGATACTTAAAGATGTTGCGGAGCGTTGCGGATACGACATATCAACTATTTCAAGAGTGAGCAATAGTAAATATGTTCAAACAAACTGGGGAGTATTTCCTCTTAAATATT comes from the Dysgonomonadaceae bacterium PH5-43 genome and includes:
- a CDS encoding peroxiredoxin (product_source=COG1225; cath_funfam=3.40.30.10; cleavage_site_network=SignalP-noTM; cog=COG1225; pfam=PF00578; superfamily=52833); its protein translation is MRRIILLLILFVSLTISAQNNNYNIEEQKLEGYIVELEKLHETMISVKKLETLMAEFEKIPQETLQDREVLETYQSRYDEVFKEMTIEYIDYIKVNPSSMLSLLIAADLFEQIDNAYSYEELLDVLSPELLENEIGTSLIQKNNDRKKTSIGSIAPNFTLDNVNGESVSLSDFRGKYVLIDFWASWCRPCRKENPYLVQAYEKFKDKNFEIIGVSLDNPGGKLNWVNAIEKDELTWIQVSDLKGWQSSAAIEYKVLSIPQNFLIDPDGIIIAKNLRGNELEKVLTRVVCFAQDKN
- a CDS encoding pantoate--beta-alanine ligase (product_source=KO:K01918; cath_funfam=3.30.1300.10,3.40.50.620; cog=COG0414; ko=KO:K01918; pfam=PF02569; superfamily=52374; tigrfam=TIGR00018), whose protein sequence is MKVIYGVKELQSLLKVDRDNNKTIGFVPTMGALHQGHIELVKRCVAENDISVVSIFVNPTQFNDKNDLQKYPRTLDADCKLLEEVGNTYVFAPSETEIYPEPDTREFGFGSLETVMEGKFRPGHFNGVAQIVSRLFEMVAPNNAYFGEKDFQQLAIVKELVKQFNIPVKIIPCSIVRESDGLAMSSRNTRLSETQRKTAPSIYKTLFESKALAEKYTVDEVKLKVVNTLNSLPELDVEYFDIVDALSLQSIQNWKDSDNPVGCIAVFAGEVRLIDNISYKMN
- a CDS encoding starch synthase (product_source=KO:K00703; cath_funfam=3.40.50.2000; cog=COG0297; ko=KO:K00703; pfam=PF08323; superfamily=53756), with the protein product MAFFLLSLQVEIKRIIMVAKKILFITTEITPYLPETEMSVIARKLPQGIHERGKEIRTFMPKFGAINERRNQLHEVIRLSGMNLIIDDTDHPLIIKVASIQSARMQIYFIDNEDFFNRKYLLTDDKGKEFEDNDERSIFYVRGVMETVKKLRWCPDLIHCHGWMTALAPLYIKKHYNEDPYFKNSKVVYSLYDDDFTQPLRERFSEKLLIDGVSPSDVEVIKDKADFESLSKLAIDYSDGIIQSSKDVNQAIKDYAQQKGLPFLDYQPEDIYMDKFNEFYDQLLV
- a CDS encoding hypothetical protein (product_source=Hypo-rule applied; pfam=PF14092), giving the protein MKTKFFLFTFVSALFCLISCDDNIDSIGSGIQPDGGKIEIYDLSLEVKGETVKLDSIYAKSVAGLLGNINHPVYGSVKGDFACQFYPSGGFELDSMIVDDIDSIQLKLFYYYYLGDSLAPMEITVYPVVKQLEENYYTNLNLGDYADMNSVLGKRVYTARDLNISDSLNSANIIDQKYKVLSVTLPKELGTKFYNEYKKGKEGAFASVEAFADFFPGVYVTNTFGSGSMLEIEKTSIYMYYERLAASEDTIIQTTTFASVDVTKEVVQLNNYKSSGDETLLAPSSDKMYLKTPAGVFSKVTIPLSQIVDSIGSRQFSNVKLSINAYPKETNDFAWEFPGTGNAVGLETARAKLLLIEPDSINRFFENQLSADTYTTYYATLNSATNSYIFSNISNLLQARIDDAKTAGRPCEDLELMLIPVTVPYYYSSTDYYYTNPLDYASYHYLYPSAVTLKKGANNLNVQIIAADLESKGD
- a CDS encoding RNA polymerase sigma-54 factor (product_source=KO:K03092; cath_funfam=1.10.10.10; cog=COG1508; ko=KO:K03092; pfam=PF00309,PF04552,PF04963; superfamily=46689; tigrfam=TIGR02395), producing MIKQQLSQKLQQKLSPLQIQQVKLLELNSLEIENRINQELEENPALDETADSNFETELPNDDDFDNEDPSLGDYRTEDDIPDYKLQQNNSRGEQKENIPYSESETFQEFLLNQLRLKNLSEEDFKVGEYIIGNIDSDGYMRREINAIADDLIFQYNIDISTTKINEILSIIKSLDPAGVGAANLQECLLLELKRKKETPERELAIKILQSYFDAFSKKQFEKIAKSLNISEKELKDATKEITLLNPKPGNSWGSSIETKMSHIVPDFIVETMNGELLFSMADQNIPELKVSNEYNDIIDNYQKAIKNKKKPTAKQEEAIIFAKQKIDSAKWFIDAIKQRSITLEKTMLTIIEIQRAFFLSGEESDLKPMILKDVAERCGYDISTISRVSNSKYVQTNWGVFPLKYFFSESMVNDEGEEISTREIKAILKKCIEEEDKKKPLTDDLLSAELKERGYEIARRTVAKYREQLNIPVARLRKEL